The genomic region TGCAAGCTAGGAGGGACTTTGCACATGCGATACCCGAAGACGATAGGAGGTCTCCAAGCATGTCGCCGGCGTCTTTTGTGGCCAAATCAGCGTTTACTTATGACACTTACATGTGTCCGGATCCTTTTGAAGAGTATCCTCTACATCGTGGTGGCTTTGATCACGGCCGgtttgtggtggagaggttgatgaaggCACGTTCGGAGTTTCTCAAGCGGGAACAAGTACGTCTGGCCGCAGAAGTGTCCCTGGAATGTGCCCGAGAACTCGGCCTGGCTGAGGAGTGGTCCGGTATTGTCAAGCTGCTGCGTCCGTTGTGGAAAGACTTGCCATTCAGAAGTGAGGGTTGGACCACAATTGCGGAATTGTTGAGCTGGAATCTCCGGGCTGCCGCAGTGGAACTTGACGATGCtgagttggtggtgactATTGATTGGGAGCTGTTGAACCAGGGTACGTTCTTACGGCAGGTTCACGTTTACGTTGTGCTGACTTTGTTGCAGCTTTCCAAAAACGTCCCAACTGGGAGTATGACATTACCAAAGCTCTTGACCAAATCGATACCGAGTCCAAGCCAATAGTGTCTCTAGCCGACGGTCAAGTACTCCCCTTCATCTGGacgtcttttcttttccgagaagaggaaggcaaAGCGGGCCAGAACGTGCGAAGTCAGCTCACGATCAAGTCCAATGCGCATCAGGGGTCCACTCCTGTCTCTCTGACCAGTCTCTACCTCAACTTCAGCGGCAGCTTGGACCGGGTAGTTATAGAgcatgatgatgctgctgcggtACAGGAAAAGAGGGGCAACACATCAATATCTGCGGTCCCGCTAACGCGCGATGATGCCGAGGCCGAAGTCACAGACCTGGGCGCTGCCAGCAAAAGCGTCATACTTCATGGCGCTGCTGACCTGACGCTTGCCCCTGGCCAGACTTGGGTATTCAACCTTGAAATTCCATTACGGGAACCAGGCGAGACGGAAGCTCAGTCATTGGTGGTGAACCTGGACACTGAGGAGTTCGACTTGCACCATGAGCTGAAGTTTCATCAAACGCCAAAAACCAACTTTTGGTATCTTTCTGGCTCTGCCACGAAACTCATTGCGCGTCCGAATCCACTCGCGATCAGGGTGCAGCCTAGGCCACCCAAGCTGGAGATCAAGTGCCCGGTCTGGAAGGATCAGTACTATACGGATGAGGCCATCGTCCTCGAATTCCAGCTCACCAATGGCGAAGATATCGAGGCGCTGGCCAAACTTGATGCTACACTCTTTGGCGAAAATCCCCCAGCGTTCACTGTTGATATTGCAGGCCATGAGTCTCAGACATCATCCAGTTCCCGCAGCGAAGAGAGCAAACTGATAGGGGCACCCCTGGGCACCATTGAAAGCTCCAAGACCTCATCAGTTCAACTTCGACTTCCACCAGTTGATCGCTCCAGCCAGTACGACCTCACCTTGAAGGTCACTTACTTTCTCCCTACCAACCCTGGTACGCCGATCACCCAAACTACGACGTTTCAACTCAACATTGTCAACCCGTTTGAAGCAAACTATGATCTCCTGCCGCGGGTTCACCCAGATCCATGGCCAAGCTTGTTTGATGCGGATGGTGTCCGGAGTGCCGCTCCAGACGATGACGTTCCTTTAGCCTTCAAGGGTCTATCTCAGTCCTGGTGTCTGTTGACTCGTTATGCCTCCTTTGCATCAGAGCCACTACGGGTGGTAGACATCGACGTGGTGCTGTCTTCCCTCCCATCAGTCAGATGCCACGCAATCAAGCACAACAATCTCCCCTCCTCGGGCGAAGGCCGACTAGTCGCCCCCAAAACCATCGAGGAAGCAGCCTTTGAGCTCAAAGCCCAAAAGGCCTCCCTCGACGAGCGAGGTCCATCACCATTGGACGTCTCCCTCGTCATCAAATGGTCCCGTCCGGAGGTCTCGGATCAAATCAACAGCACTACTTTACCAGTGCCACGGTTCAATCTGTTTGGTACAGAACCGCGGGTTTTGGCGACGGTATCGCATATGTTTACACCGCACCCGTTGGTGGTCTTGACGGTGTATATTGAGAATGCGTCGAATCATCTGTTGACGTTTGGGCTGACGATGGAGCCAAGTGACGAGTTTGCGTTTTCGGGGCCGAAGCAGACTAGTCTGAGCTTGTTGCCTGtgcagaggaggggggtggagtaTAGGTTGGTGCCGTTTgatgatttgggggaggtggggaggtgggtgggtgttgggttggtggttagGGATAAGTATTATCAGAAGGTGCTGAGGGTTGTGcccgggggtgagggggttagggggacgaaggaggggggtgtggaggTTTGGATTCCGGgacggggggaggtggaggggggggatgggaagggggagtaaGGGGGTTAGAGAGAGTGATGGTGTAGATGTTTGGTTTTGTGCTAGTTTGAGATACCTATGAATGACATGTTAGTGAGATTTGTAGACGTAGATATTGCGTAGCAGGTTGTGGGCACGGAAGTGAAACTGCTATGTGGAATGGATGCCTGAAGTGTAGTTAAGAGGCCTTTCAATATGTTTAATATGGCCTTTTAACATGATTGATATGCCTTTCAACATGATCAACACGCCTTTCGATATAAATAAGTGATAGACCTTTAAAAATCATCAAGAGGCCTTTAGACATGATTGATAGGCTtcaaaagatagttaataggccATTCAAAATAATCAATAGGCCTTACAACACAACTGACAGGTGTTTTAGGACAATTAGGAGGCATGTTTATGAGATCTTGAGGTCTTCAGATTAGGTCAAGGTCTCTTTTATTTAGTCCTCTACGCGATATGTAATTGTAGACGTAATTCATCATGCCCTGTGAGTTTAGAAATGTCCATGCATATCTATCCACACCAGCCAAAATTATACCCCTGAATAACCCCTTAGTACTTTGGATGTGTAGCTGGTACACCAGACCAGTATCTTTTTTTTCAGGAATCAGTTCTCACAAATTGTTGCTGTTTGCAGGTGAGAAACAACAAGATGCTATCCACACTGCCACATGCTCATCGTTCTTTCAACCGTAATTAAACATGGAGTTCTCGAAACATATTCCaattccaccacctcaaagGGAGTCATCCGCTGGCAATTTCCATTTACTCTTCCACAATAGCAATTTGTGGACATGAGATATTGCCCAAATGTGAATGACAATAACACCTTAACAGGTAGGTGATTGACAGTGCCTGAATGCCAACAAACACAGGGCCAGACATTCACTGGTGGGCCGTGCGTTGCCGCTAACAGCCGCTACTGCTACCTGTGTGAGAGCCAACGCACGGCCAGCGAGAAACACAGCGCAACCCAAGCCGCAGGCGTCACCACTCCGGGCTCTTATTTTCCGCTGCTTGAGTAGTCAGCCTCATCTGGACACCCCTCAACCTGGCAACGACAGGAAGAGAGAAATTGTCAACTGAATCGCGACATCGGAGATGTGGTTGGTCTCTGGATCGACAAGATATCAGAAACACCGTCGTATCAATTCCTCGGCTTGCTCAGGTACCAtccgccatcccctccaGGTCACCATATCCAGCTCGCCTTGCCTGCAGCAGCCAGCCCAACCGCCCTCAATTACTGCCAACGCAGACCCCCGCCAGATCCAGTTTCGGCACCGTGCACCTGCCAGGTCCTATTTTCTTCTGCTGGCGACCATTCTTCCGAAATTTGATCTCATTCGGCCGACTTTTGGTTCAGCTTGAGCAtatccccccctcttctACTTCCTACaccgtctctctctctctctcggcgACCCGCTTCGATTAATCGTCGGCAGAGCCACTCTTGCTCGGCGACCGACTACTACAGACAACAAAACAGATCCAGCCTACCCCTCGATCGACGACCGACCGCTTCCCCTTACCCCTCGCTACGCCCAGACTGTACGATAGCGTCACCGCTTTCCCACGGGCAAGCACACAAATTAGAGGAAATCATAGACAGGACAAAACCAATTTAGCAAGAGTCGGACCATAGAATACCAGGGCGACTCTCTCCCGACCATTCCGACCACCAGATCGTGTGCGGGGTTCATAGCcaatacctacctacctactaccAAAGTAACCAGCTCCGGATTTCGGGGCCTCATTCGTCTTCTTCTACAAGAGTCGCCACCTTTACCACCGCAAACATGCCCTGCTACAAGGGCATCGCGGTGAGCATCCATGCAAATGGTGCCCCGGTGCCCGAATACGGCATCCAAAAACAGTCTCGGCTGTCACGTATCAACACTTACATCCCGGTCCCGCAGCCCCAGGTCAACCCAGAGAATAACAAGCCTGAGCCGGCCAAGTTCGCCATTTCCATTACCCTCCTGACCCCCGGCCTCGCGATACCCTACTCTGCCCCCAAAGCCACCGAAAGTAACCCGTACCCGAAGCCGCAATATGTCGGCGCTCTCCCCTCGAGCACCGGGGAGCGGGGCAAGTTCCACGGCATCGTGGCTCCCTACATTCCTATGACTCAGAGCGAGAATGAGACAATTGCCGCCTATATATACTTTGATGGTCgtgccaaggaggaggtcgctACGCTTCTTCGCCCCGGTGAGGAAACGTGGGTGAACAGCAGATGGGTCCAAGTTCCTGAGTCGGAAGGCGGCGGGCTGGCTGAACGGGAGTTTTTGTTCCGCGAGGTTGGCCTTGAGCGCTGGCTGAATGGTCTTGATCTTCAGGgacatgatgctgctgagaaGCTGGAGCGCAGAAGGCAGAAGTTTGAGAAGCGCAGAAGACGCCAaaagaagctcgaggaggaggcgggttCTTCCTACCATGGGTCTCGTGGTGCTGCCCTTAGGTATGGCGCTGATGATAAGGCCCCGCTGGAGGCTGTCGACGACTCTCTTTCGTCTAGTGATTCGGATGATGAGCCGCCCGAGGCTACTGGCCAGATCAAGGTGGCCATGTTTAGGGTGATTGCGTCgggcgagatcaagaagggggAGTATTCTCCTCAGTTTGATGCTCACGACGactcggaagaggagggcaaggggaaCAACAATGGGGTCGATGCCGATGTTGAGCACACGACTAGTTTCGCGAAGCCGAAGACACTTGATCCGAAGACTATTAGTACTCAGACCGTGACCGGTATCGACGGGCCGGATAAGCCTTTTGCGGTCTTCACTTTCTTTTACAGAGGCGAACGTAAGTATTTGACTGTTCTGACTTGTATGGTCGTGGCGCTGACGCTGAAACAGGTCAACTACAAAAGATGGGAGTCCTCGCCCCTCCAAAGCCCCAAGTCACTTCGCCCAACCTCAAGAGACGCTCTGGCCAGCTCGATTTTTCTGGCCTTGGGCCCTTGAAGACAAGCGGCACTGTGGGCTTTTCCGCGTTCCGGGACAGGGACTCTCAACCAGCAAGACCGAAGAAGTCGAGGACGAAGAGCAACGGGGGTATGAGCATAGATGCCGAcagcgatgacgatgacgacgacgaggacttGAGCGAGCAGATCCTGGGCAAGATGGAGGATGTTGACACCAAGTATGACAAGTCAAAGTTGGGCCCGGAGGACGCCAAGTTTACGGGCGAGCTGGCGGATGGTGTAAACAGGATCAGGGTATGTTTTTCCCACTCTGTTGCATTTTCCTTTCTTGCACTCTACTAACTTATTCTCCGCAAAATAGCTCAAGAGAGCCCACTCGGCCGAACCAGACGCCGCCTCAAGCCCCAGCAAATTACCCAACACGGGAGCCGCAACCCCTCCGGACGGAACTGGCGTTGGTTCTGCTGGCGCTGGTAGCATGGCTACGGGGTTGGCGGCCATGTTTGGGAAGAGTCTGCCAGATGACACGAATATTATTGGGAGCccgatgaagaaggcgaggccTAGTCTGGGGGATATCGGGGAGTTAAaaggggggctgggggggagtggaAGCCCAGGGACGACAAGCGGAGCAGGGTTCACGTCTGCGCTCGGTGATATACTCGCCAAGGCTGAGGCTGCTCAGGCAAGCAAGGGTCAAACGGGGGTTGCGGCGGGGCAGGTAGCGCAGCCGCCGCCTatgttgatggaggaggaggaggagctttgAGTGGATATGAGCATTTGTGGTTGTAAGCGAGTGTGTGTACGTTCTGTCTgcgtgggggttggggcgggggggcgggggaggggggggacaaACTAGGAAAGGAAAAACAAGATATAAAAGAAGACGACCCAGCGAATCTCAGTTTTTTCTTGAGAGCATATATTACGACAGTCGGGTGTGTGTGATAAAGTGGAAGGAAATTGAAAATACatgagggggggtgggggaagggggagaggagggggggtgggggttgaggttaTATCGCAAACTGATTAGGAGATATTATTTTGAGATAAGAATAAGCTGATGTTGCAAGGACAGGAgtttgggaggagttgggaggGTTGCTATGCTATGCTGGGAAATTgctttgatggtggtggtggttggttggtcgAGGTGTGTATGTTTGGGGGGAAAGGCATAGcggttttttcttttcttgcggtttggggatttgggaaggggttgggcTGATAAATGGGGAGGGAATTGGGTTTATGTAGAGTAGTCTGTTGTGTGTGTAAAAGGGAATAtcaagggggggttgaatgTCATTGGTGATGTAGCTACTCGTGATGTGTGGAAGATATGCTGGCTCTCATGACTAGAAACTTTGGTTAATTTGGAACTCGACACCATCTTGTAAGCACAGAGGCTTGCTATCCTGGAGAGGTGTTTCAACCTCTTGTATCGAGAAAGGTTGAGGACCGGAGACtaggaagggaaggaagcGAGTGAGATTCCTGAAGCATGATCAAGAGTGCCGTAATCAGTTTTACGAGGGCCTTGATGGGTGCTTGAGCTTGACCAGGCCGATGTACCATGGGCCTGAACACCTCATCCGAGATTCCAAAATCAGTAATACAGGCATGCCTTTGGCCGTTGGGCTGCACAAGAGAACAATATCACGGCCAGGCAAAGCGAACAAGACATGGAAGTGTGGAAAGATTTGGTTTATTATTATCCATGGTGTAGCACACGAGCGGGAGAGCATCGAACTTGCCCAACACCGACACGCCAatccagcccaccaccagccagtGAAAAATTCCAACCCGCAGCGATTAAGcccaaaaaaacaagcaaATGGacacccccttccacctTGAAAAACCAAGGCTGACTTGGATGTCCACCCCACGCGAGTGAAGGGTTTCACAAGCTGATGAATGGGCCGGCCCAACGCGgcggttggttgttgggctGGTTCGACTGCCTCTTtcctccaaaacccaacTCCTGCCTTGCTCAAAGTCCCAATCCAGACCGGCGGTGTCAAGATGCCGAAGTATATGCGATCTAATGATCCAATTGTTAGCGCTACTGTTTTCAATGTGAAAACAGTGAACTGTGTAGTGTGTGTTGGGTATAATGTCAGACTGTTGAGTTTGatgattttttttaatcAACATGATTTATTCTGTTGGCCGTTCTTAAGAGCAGTTTTTGTCATCATGGTAAatggtgtttgtttgttgcaAAGGCAAAGGAAACAGGGTGCTGTCTTACCATTCAAGATGCGGGTGCGtgaaaagaaaggaaagagagaggaagaaagtgTCTCCAAAAAAAATTGGAGTTGAAATTTATATCCAATGGAAAAGTGCGGACTGGGGGGaccggggaggaggggtgacCAAGCTTaatcctctttttttttattcgaTCGGTGCCTGATCAATAAGGCTGTCAGATTCACTTTGTGAGTGACACAGGAAACCCCACTTTTGAACTTGGGCTGCGGCGGGCGGTGGGACTGGgctcctgctgctggccGGGTGCCTGGTTCGAAAGTGATCTTCTGatatctcctcccccctcctgaGAAACTTgccgcctttttttttctttactCGCCAACTACATTATCACAAAAAATCCCAAGG from Podospora bellae-mahoneyi strain CBS 112042 chromosome 4, whole genome shotgun sequence harbors:
- a CDS encoding hypothetical protein (EggNog:ENOG503Q3F5; COG:S) codes for the protein MDEYPAGSLDHSVPFLLTLGTSGDPTYQSGLSAVLKEQAILIRSELPPLDSDQAHALLRYIQNRDASNLPCNGRDAPKKHRFHVKTAERSILLPPRRARLPDGIDMPSPTAVLHSPYSPLSPISPLYPDGLIDTQWIRKHQDLVPSVLLCFYTLTSDPTLATLNDNKIKTDVNNIRALLSQSGYKTRLAVVLLSDKTSASGDHVQDRLESLRRGCGIDAKSLFLVPPGDSKEELERMAENMLTTLYTASLDYYRDLGRHSRKKRGRGVAPQPTVPPTSGTSQTLSLAGWNVRYDFKSAVFAEYRQEMDVALRSYEQAYENLLSSELMEVIPSWSPRWNEARFLADVLAVRCLRCLLWNGQHSAAARRWQSHRERIADFLDRRGRGTGNYGWEAWESRWALLMANLMEKASIPELAPVTHKLYLQPEKNVMGERLQPWEFLHHTGYWYRLSAKHMQARRDFAHAIPEDDRRSPSMSPASFVAKSAFTYDTYMCPDPFEEYPLHRGGFDHGRFVVERLMKARSEFLKREQVRLAAEVSLECARELGLAEEWSGIVKLLRPLWKDLPFRSEGWTTIAELLSWNLRAAAVELDDAELVVTIDWELLNQAFQKRPNWEYDITKALDQIDTESKPIVSLADGQVLPFIWTSFLFREEEGKAGQNVRSQLTIKSNAHQGSTPVSLTSLYLNFSGSLDRVVIEHDDAAAVQEKRGNTSISAVPLTRDDAEAEVTDLGAASKSVILHGAADLTLAPGQTWVFNLEIPLREPGETEAQSLVVNLDTEEFDLHHELKFHQTPKTNFWYLSGSATKLIARPNPLAIRVQPRPPKLEIKCPVWKDQYYTDEAIVLEFQLTNGEDIEALAKLDATLFGENPPAFTVDIAGHESQTSSSSRSEESKLIGAPLGTIESSKTSSVQLRLPPVDRSSQYDLTLKVTYFLPTNPGTPITQTTTFQLNIVNPFEANYDLLPRVHPDPWPSLFDADGVRSAAPDDDVPLAFKGLSQSWCLLTRYASFASEPLRVVDIDVVLSSLPSVRCHAIKHNNLPSSGEGRLVAPKTIEEAAFELKAQKASLDERGPSPLDVSLVIKWSRPEVSDQINSTTLPVPRFNLFGTEPRVLATVSHMFTPHPLVVLTVYIENASNHLLTFGLTMEPSDEFAFSGPKQTSLSLLPVQRRGVEYRLVPFDDLGEVGRWVGVGLVVRDKYYQKVLRVVPGGEGVRGTKEGGVEVWIPGRGEVEGGDGKGE
- a CDS encoding hypothetical protein (EggNog:ENOG503NV0G); its protein translation is MPCYKGIAVSIHANGAPVPEYGIQKQSRLSRINTYIPVPQPQVNPENNKPEPAKFAISITLLTPGLAIPYSAPKATESNPYPKPQYVGALPSSTGERGKFHGIVAPYIPMTQSENETIAAYIYFDGRAKEEVATLLRPGEETWVNSRWVQVPESEGGGLAEREFLFREVGLERWLNGLDLQGHDAAEKLERRRQKFEKRRRRQKKLEEEAGSSYHGSRGAALRYGADDKAPLEAVDDSLSSSDSDDEPPEATGQIKVAMFRVIASGEIKKGEYSPQFDAHDDSEEEGKGNNNGVDADVEHTTSFAKPKTLDPKTISTQTVTGIDGPDKPFAVFTFFYRGERQLQKMGVLAPPKPQVTSPNLKRRSGQLDFSGLGPLKTSGTVGFSAFRDRDSQPARPKKSRTKSNGGMSIDADSDDDDDDEDLSEQILGKMEDVDTKYDKSKLGPEDAKFTGELADGVNRIRRAHSAEPDAASSPSKLPNTGAATPPDGTGVGSAGAGSMATGLAAMFGKSLPDDTNIIGSPMKKARPSLGDIGELKGGLGGSGSPGTTSGAGFTSALGDILAKAEAAQASKGQTGVAAGQVAQPPPMLMEEEEEL